The Haloimpatiens massiliensis genome contains a region encoding:
- a CDS encoding ABC transporter substrate-binding protein yields the protein MVKKRVLGILSAVLIGAMAVGCGGKTSTTAKKDSKIATSSSKEKTLIYGSAADYARINPALDEHAEIHKIIFSGLTKHDENSKVIPDLAEKWTYDEKNMVYTFNLKKDAKWHDGKDFTADDVKFTIETIKDPKSNSEISANYEEIKKVEVVDPHTVKIYMSKPCVAVLDYLSVGMIPKHLLQGKDINKDAFNQNPVGTGPYKFDKWETGQYISLKANENYYNGQPKIKSVIFKIVEDEKARALQLKSGEINLAQLEPQDVNAFKEQKNIKLYREKTADYRGVMFNFRNPMFKDVKVRQALSYAIDKQKIVDEVLKGMAQVAYSPLQMGNYKNEDVEKYQYDKEKAKQLLDEAGWKVGKDGVREKDGKKLSFKITGFEGDPVRTNIANAACQYYKEVNVEAKVDVQPSGSIQWDKLEGSLIGWGSPFDPDDHTYKVFHSSQAENGVNLNAYSNNKVDELLLNARTTLDDNKRKEYYKEFQKEFANDPPYAMIAYIDAVYGADNKIKGIKDTVLGHHGVGFLWNIEEWDIE from the coding sequence ATGGTTAAAAAAAGAGTGCTTGGCATTTTAAGTGCGGTACTAATAGGAGCCATGGCTGTAGGATGTGGAGGAAAAACATCTACAACTGCAAAAAAAGATAGCAAGATAGCTACTAGTTCATCTAAAGAGAAGACATTAATTTATGGTAGCGCTGCGGATTATGCTAGAATTAATCCAGCGCTAGATGAGCATGCGGAGATTCACAAAATAATATTCTCAGGATTAACTAAACATGATGAAAATAGTAAAGTAATTCCCGACTTAGCAGAAAAATGGACTTATGATGAAAAAAATATGGTTTATACTTTTAACTTAAAGAAAGATGCAAAATGGCATGATGGCAAAGATTTTACAGCTGATGATGTGAAATTTACTATTGAAACTATAAAAGATCCAAAGAGTAACTCGGAAATTTCTGCCAACTATGAAGAAATAAAGAAGGTTGAAGTAGTAGATCCACATACAGTAAAAATATATATGAGCAAACCTTGTGTTGCTGTATTAGATTATCTATCTGTAGGTATGATTCCAAAACATTTGTTACAAGGAAAAGATATAAATAAAGATGCTTTTAACCAAAATCCTGTAGGTACTGGTCCATATAAATTTGATAAATGGGAAACTGGTCAATATATAAGTTTAAAAGCAAATGAAAATTATTATAATGGACAACCTAAAATTAAGAGTGTTATATTTAAAATAGTAGAAGATGAAAAAGCAAGAGCATTACAATTAAAATCAGGAGAAATAAATTTAGCTCAATTAGAACCACAGGATGTGAATGCGTTTAAAGAGCAAAAAAATATAAAGCTATACAGGGAGAAAACTGCAGATTATAGAGGAGTTATGTTTAACTTCAGAAATCCTATGTTTAAAGATGTAAAAGTAAGACAAGCTCTTAGCTATGCTATAGATAAACAAAAAATAGTAGACGAAGTATTGAAGGGAATGGCACAAGTTGCTTACAGTCCATTACAAATGGGAAATTATAAGAATGAAGATGTGGAAAAATATCAATATGATAAGGAAAAGGCAAAACAATTATTAGATGAAGCAGGATGGAAAGTTGGAAAAGATGGAGTAAGGGAAAAAGATGGTAAAAAATTATCCTTTAAGATAACTGGTTTCGAAGGGGATCCAGTGAGAACAAATATAGCTAATGCTGCATGTCAATACTACAAAGAGGTAAATGTAGAAGCTAAAGTAGATGTTCAACCTTCCGGTTCAATTCAATGGGATAAATTAGAAGGATCTTTAATAGGATGGGGCAGTCCATTTGACCCAGATGACCATACTTATAAAGTATTCCATTCAAGTCAAGCTGAAAATGGTGTCAACTTAAACGCTTATTCAAATAATAAAGTTGATGAATTGTTACTAAATGCAAGAACTACACTAGACGATAATAAAAGAAAAGAATACTATAAGGAATTCCAAAAGGAATTTGCCAATGATCCTCCATATGCAATGATTGCATATATAGATGCGGTATATGGTGCAGACAATAAAATTAAAGGAATAAAAGATACAGTGTTAGGACACCATGGTGTTGGTTTCTTATGGAATATAGAAGAGTGGGATATAGAATGA
- a CDS encoding ABC transporter permease encodes MEYRRVGYRMITCKPKSVAKILINIVVSFFSLSFLTFMMAHIMPGDPLYAMFGESAAKISSIQRTRIIENMGLNKPLLYQYKEWLTNFFHGNLGISFKYNLPVKDILLEALGNTLFLGIITIVTIMIFSLLLGFLCAVNEGSFIDKALVKLGTFFYCVPGFWLALILVLIFSVKAGLLPSSGVYRMGNEGDLVDRIIHTILPWLVVFIGHLGYYSNFVRDKIIEELKEDYLVTAKAKGVPKHRILFSHLLRNVMASYITLIAISVNHLLSGSLVIESIFSYPGIGKYIFEAAKYHDYTLLMGGIIIIGIIIILCNVVSDMFCKFIDPRIREVEV; translated from the coding sequence ATGGAATATAGAAGAGTGGGATATAGAATGATAACTTGTAAACCAAAAAGTGTGGCAAAAATCTTAATTAATATAGTTGTAAGCTTTTTTTCTTTAAGTTTTTTAACCTTTATGATGGCTCACATTATGCCAGGTGATCCTCTGTACGCTATGTTTGGTGAATCAGCAGCCAAAATTTCCAGTATACAGAGAACAAGAATAATAGAAAATATGGGGCTTAATAAGCCCCTGCTCTATCAATACAAAGAATGGCTAACTAATTTTTTTCATGGGAACTTAGGAATTTCTTTTAAATACAACTTGCCAGTAAAAGATATTTTACTAGAAGCTTTGGGAAATACATTGTTTCTAGGAATAATAACTATAGTAACCATAATGATATTTTCATTACTATTAGGATTTTTATGTGCTGTTAATGAAGGGAGTTTTATAGATAAGGCATTAGTTAAATTGGGCACTTTCTTTTACTGTGTACCTGGTTTTTGGTTGGCGTTGATACTTGTGTTGATTTTTTCAGTTAAAGCCGGTTTATTGCCTTCATCGGGTGTTTACCGAATGGGAAATGAAGGAGATTTAGTAGATAGAATAATACATACGATTTTACCTTGGCTAGTGGTTTTTATAGGTCATTTAGGATACTATTCTAATTTTGTTAGAGATAAGATTATAGAAGAGCTAAAAGAAGATTACTTAGTCACTGCTAAGGCAAAGGGGGTTCCTAAACATAGAATATTATTTAGTCATCTTTTAAGAAATGTTATGGCTTCCTATATTACTTTGATTGCTATATCTGTAAATCACTTATTGTCTGGGTCCTTAGTTATAGAATCTATATTTAGCTATCCAGGCATAGGAAAATACATATTTGAGGCAGCTAAATACCATGATTATACTCTTTTAATGGGGGGGATAATTATTATAGGAATTATAATAATTTTATGTAATGTAGTATCAGATATGTTCTGTAAATTTATTGACCCTAGAATTAGAGAGGTGGAGGTTTAA
- a CDS encoding ABC transporter permease: MRNINSFGFKCPNNKHISKNKFPYVSVGFLIFLTLVAFIAPLFINEPQNYMNLSRTYIPPNSKYIFGTDGMGRNILIRCIYGGRVSILVGLVCMIVSSAIGIIYGCVSGYYGKVLDKIMMRILDFFLILPAIVIVAFIQAFFEEKGLMEIILVISLTGWMRVARIVRGEVIKLKSSEFVVASKGLGGGFFHILRKHLLPNFMPTIIFICTLNVASAIVMESTLSFLGLGLPVEIPSWGSMLIDAQKDILSNKWWTSLFPGIMIIATVLSVNSIGEYVRKLNHKNFVSL; the protein is encoded by the coding sequence ATGAGGAACATAAATTCCTTTGGATTTAAATGTCCAAATAATAAGCATATAAGCAAAAATAAATTTCCATATGTATCTGTAGGTTTTTTGATTTTTCTAACATTAGTAGCTTTCATAGCTCCTCTATTTATAAATGAACCTCAAAATTATATGAATTTATCGAGAACATATATTCCGCCAAATTCTAAGTACATTTTTGGTACCGATGGTATGGGAAGAAATATACTCATAAGATGTATATATGGAGGTAGGGTGTCCATATTAGTAGGTTTAGTTTGTATGATAGTGTCTAGTGCTATAGGAATTATATATGGATGTGTAAGTGGATATTATGGCAAGGTACTAGATAAAATAATGATGAGAATATTAGATTTTTTTCTAATACTTCCAGCTATAGTTATAGTGGCTTTTATTCAAGCTTTTTTTGAGGAAAAGGGTTTAATGGAGATAATATTAGTGATTTCACTCACTGGTTGGATGCGAGTTGCTAGGATAGTAAGGGGTGAAGTAATAAAATTAAAATCATCAGAATTTGTAGTGGCATCAAAAGGGTTGGGTGGAGGCTTTTTTCATATATTAAGAAAGCATTTATTGCCTAATTTTATGCCAACTATAATTTTTATATGTACTTTAAATGTGGCTAGTGCAATTGTAATGGAATCTACTTTAAGTTTTTTAGGTTTAGGGTTGCCGGTGGAAATACCTTCTTGGGGAAGTATGCTTATAGATGCTCAGAAGGATATTTTATCTAATAAATGGTGGACAAGTTTATTTCCAGGAATTATGATAATAGCTACAGTTCTTTCTGTAAATAGTATTGGAGAGTATGTGAGAAAATTGAATCATAAGAATTTCGTAAGCTTATAA
- a CDS encoding glycine--tRNA ligase, with protein MTCKKTMEKIVALCKGRGFIFQGSEIYGGLANAWDYGPLGVEFKNNVKKAWWKKFVQESPYNVGIDSAILMNSEVWVASGHVGGFSDPLMDCKACKARYRADKLVEDHLSANGKDDVSADGWTSEELKKYIEKNEIVCPKCGKKEFTDIRKFNLMFKTFQGVTEDSKSELYLRPETAQGIFVNFKNVQRSSRKKVPFGIAQIGKSFRNEITPGNFTFRTREFEQMELEFFCKPGTDLEWFKYWKDYCWNFLLALGMQKENLRFRDHAKEELSFYSNATSDVEYLFPFGWGELWGIADRTDYDLNKHMEHSSQDLNYLDPTTNEKYVPYCIEPSLGADRVALAFLVEAYDEEELENGDVRTVLHLHPALAPFKAAILPLTKKLSDKALEVYGSLSKKFNVDYDDAGSIGKRYRREDEIGTPYCITIDYDTLENNTVTIRNRDTMEQIRLSIEELEKFVEEKLQF; from the coding sequence ATGACATGTAAAAAAACCATGGAAAAAATAGTTGCTTTATGCAAGGGAAGAGGATTTATATTCCAAGGATCTGAAATATATGGTGGATTGGCTAATGCATGGGATTACGGTCCTTTAGGCGTGGAGTTTAAAAATAACGTAAAAAAAGCTTGGTGGAAAAAATTCGTTCAAGAAAGTCCATATAACGTAGGAATTGATTCAGCTATATTGATGAATAGTGAAGTTTGGGTAGCTTCAGGACACGTAGGAGGATTTTCAGATCCATTAATGGATTGTAAAGCTTGTAAGGCAAGGTATAGAGCTGATAAATTAGTTGAAGATCATTTAAGTGCCAATGGAAAAGATGATGTAAGTGCAGATGGATGGACAAGTGAAGAACTAAAGAAATATATAGAAAAGAACGAAATAGTTTGCCCTAAATGTGGTAAAAAAGAATTTACTGATATAAGAAAATTCAATTTAATGTTTAAGACTTTCCAAGGAGTAACAGAGGATTCAAAATCAGAGTTATACTTAAGACCAGAAACAGCACAGGGAATATTTGTGAATTTCAAAAATGTACAGAGATCATCAAGAAAGAAGGTGCCTTTTGGTATAGCTCAAATAGGAAAGTCCTTTAGAAATGAGATAACTCCAGGAAACTTCACATTTAGAACAAGAGAATTTGAGCAGATGGAGCTAGAGTTTTTCTGTAAACCAGGAACTGATTTGGAGTGGTTTAAATACTGGAAGGATTACTGCTGGAATTTCCTATTAGCACTAGGAATGCAAAAAGAAAATTTAAGATTTAGAGATCATGCTAAGGAAGAATTATCATTTTATAGTAATGCTACTTCAGATGTAGAATATTTATTCCCATTTGGATGGGGAGAGTTATGGGGTATTGCTGATAGAACAGATTATGATTTAAATAAACATATGGAGCATTCAAGTCAAGATTTGAATTATCTAGATCCAACAACCAACGAGAAATATGTTCCATATTGTATAGAGCCATCTCTAGGAGCAGACAGAGTTGCACTAGCATTTTTAGTAGAGGCTTATGACGAAGAAGAACTTGAAAATGGAGATGTAAGAACGGTATTACATTTACATCCAGCTCTTGCGCCATTTAAGGCAGCAATATTACCACTAACTAAGAAGTTATCAGATAAAGCATTAGAGGTTTATGGAAGCTTAAGCAAAAAATTCAATGTAGATTATGATGATGCAGGAAGTATAGGAAAGAGGTATAGAAGAGAAGATGAAATAGGAACTCCATATTGTATAACTATAGATTATGATACATTGGAAAATAATACTGTTACTATAAGAAATAGAGATACTATGGAACAGATAAGATTAAGTATAGAAGAACTAGAAAAGTTTGTAGAAGAAAAACTTCAATTTTAA
- the murD gene encoding UDP-N-acetylmuramoyl-L-alanine--D-glutamate ligase — protein sequence MRREFGEFKEFIKEKKVAVVGIGVSNKPLIHFLVKLGANVTAFDKKSKEELGETYDELFSIGVNTVLGEGYLEKLTGFEVVFKTPSMRFDNPVLVRAKEEGAYITSEMEEFIKYCPAKIFGVTGSDGKTTTTTLIYNILKAEGHKAWVGGNIGTPLFSQIENIGKQDRVVLELSSFQLMKMKYSVDVALVTNLSPNHLDMHRGMEEYVEAKKNIFKYQSERDLLILNRDNYITNGMVSEAKGNVMQFSVKEIVEDGGYFKDGTLYIKGNAVCKREEIKILGMHNVENLLAAFCATYEDVSIESMRKVAITFTGVQHRTEFIRSINGVKYYNDSIASSPTRTLAGLKAFDKPVVLIAGGYDKNIPFEPLAEGGYSKIKALILLGVTKDKIKDAFHKVMKEKGVSIPIYVVNSLEEAAKKSREIAEKEDVVTLSPACASFDMFPNFEVRGDKFKEIINNMM from the coding sequence ATGAGACGTGAATTTGGAGAATTTAAAGAATTTATAAAAGAGAAAAAGGTGGCAGTTGTAGGTATAGGAGTTAGTAATAAGCCGTTAATTCACTTTTTAGTAAAATTAGGTGCAAATGTAACTGCGTTTGATAAAAAAAGTAAGGAAGAATTAGGAGAAACATATGATGAATTATTCAGTATTGGAGTTAATACAGTTTTAGGAGAAGGATATTTAGAAAAATTAACAGGTTTTGAAGTTGTATTTAAGACACCTTCTATGAGATTTGATAATCCTGTTTTAGTAAGGGCAAAGGAAGAAGGAGCATATATAACTTCTGAAATGGAAGAGTTTATAAAATATTGTCCAGCAAAAATATTTGGAGTAACAGGAAGCGATGGAAAAACTACTACAACTACATTGATATATAATATTTTAAAGGCAGAAGGACATAAGGCCTGGGTAGGTGGAAATATAGGAACACCGCTATTTTCGCAAATAGAAAATATAGGCAAACAAGACAGAGTAGTATTAGAATTATCAAGTTTTCAACTTATGAAAATGAAATACTCTGTGGATGTAGCATTAGTGACAAATTTAAGTCCAAATCATTTAGATATGCATAGGGGGATGGAAGAGTACGTAGAAGCTAAGAAGAATATATTTAAATATCAAAGTGAAAGAGATTTACTTATACTAAATAGAGATAATTACATTACCAATGGGATGGTTAGTGAGGCTAAAGGCAATGTAATGCAATTTAGTGTAAAAGAGATAGTTGAAGATGGTGGATATTTTAAAGACGGAACCCTTTATATAAAAGGCAATGCAGTTTGTAAAAGAGAAGAAATTAAAATATTAGGAATGCATAATGTGGAAAATCTATTGGCGGCATTTTGTGCAACCTATGAGGATGTTAGTATAGAAAGTATGAGAAAGGTTGCGATTACCTTTACTGGAGTTCAGCACAGGACAGAATTTATAAGAAGTATAAATGGGGTTAAATATTATAATGATTCTATTGCCTCAAGTCCTACAAGAACATTGGCTGGATTAAAAGCTTTTGACAAACCTGTAGTCTTAATTGCAGGAGGTTACGATAAAAATATACCCTTTGAACCTTTAGCAGAAGGTGGTTATTCTAAAATAAAAGCTCTTATACTTTTAGGCGTAACAAAAGATAAAATAAAAGACGCCTTTCACAAGGTAATGAAAGAAAAGGGAGTAAGTATTCCTATATATGTAGTAAATAGTTTAGAAGAAGCTGCAAAAAAATCAAGGGAAATTGCTGAAAAGGAAGATGTAGTAACTTTATCACCTGCTTGTGCTAGTTTCGATATGTTCCCTAACTTTGAAGTTAGAGGAGATAAATTTAAAGAAATAATTAATAATATGATGTAA